From the Clostridium cagae genome, the window CACAGATGTAATAATAATGAGAGATGCACTTTTATTAATAAAAGATAAGATAGTAACAGTGTTAAATCATTTAAAGAATTTTGCTATTCAATATAAAGATTTGCCTACATTAGGATTTACACATTATCAACCAGCTCAATTAACTACAGTAGGAAAAAGAGCGACTTTATGGATGCAAGATTTAGTTATGGATATTGAAAATATAGATTTTGTGCTACATAGTTTAAAACTAAGAGGAGTAAAAGGAACAACTGGAACTCAAGCAAGTTTTATGGAACTATTTGATGGTGATGAAGAAAAAGTTAAAAAATTAGATAAAATGATAGCAGAAAAAATGGGATTTGATAAGAGCTTTGGAGTTACAGGTCAAACTTATCCAAGAAAACTTGATTCAATAGTTTTAAATACATTATCAGAAATTTCACAAAGTGCTTATAAATTTAGCAATGACTTAAGATTACTTCAAAGTATGAAAGAGATGGAAGAACCTTTCGAAAAAAATCAAATAGGATCATCAGCAATGGCTTATAAGAGAAATCCCATGAGAAGTGAAAGAATTAGTGCACTAGCTAGATACGTAATAGTAGATGCTTTAAATCCAGCAATAACAGCAGGAACTCAATGGTTTGAAAGAACTTTAGATGATTCAGCTAATAAGAGATTATCAGTTGCAGAAGGATTCTTAGCTTTAGATGGAGTATTAAATCTTTATATGAACATAGCTGAAAATATGGTGGTATATGATAAAGTCATAGCATCACATGTAGCTAGTGAACTGCCATTTATGGCTACTGAAAACATAATGATGGAAGCAGTAAAAAGAGGGCAAGACAGACAAGAATTACATGAAAAAATAAGAGTTCATTCTATGGCAGCAGCTCAAAGAGTTAAGGGTGAAGGATTAGATAATGATTTGATCGAAAGAATAATAAACGAT encodes:
- the purB gene encoding adenylosuccinate lyase — encoded protein: MRNLYSTPLNSRYASKEMSFIFSDDMKFTTWRKLWVALAEGERELGLNITEEQVNELKSNIDNINYEEAIKKEKEVRHDVMSHVYAYGLQCPTAKGIIHLGATSCYVGDNTDVIIMRDALLLIKDKIVTVLNHLKNFAIQYKDLPTLGFTHYQPAQLTTVGKRATLWMQDLVMDIENIDFVLHSLKLRGVKGTTGTQASFMELFDGDEEKVKKLDKMIAEKMGFDKSFGVTGQTYPRKLDSIVLNTLSEISQSAYKFSNDLRLLQSMKEMEEPFEKNQIGSSAMAYKRNPMRSERISALARYVIVDALNPAITAGTQWFERTLDDSANKRLSVAEGFLALDGVLNLYMNIAENMVVYDKVIASHVASELPFMATENIMMEAVKRGQDRQELHEKIRVHSMAAAQRVKGEGLDNDLIERIINDDSFGLTKDEILSIIDAKKFIGRAPSQVIEFIDEYVNPIIENNEKSLKIKSEITV